A stretch of Hyalangium gracile DNA encodes these proteins:
- a CDS encoding acyltransferase family protein has protein sequence MRSASTGQRALPALTGLRFWAALHVVVFHFGGFWFDHAPRWLVSIYLCGYASVGLFFVLSGFVLAYNYVGPDGGMDVAPRAFWVARLARVYPVYVLALLLMAPQALFEARQGHEAWASQLVMSGVSSLMLVQAWLPSLATTWNTPGWSVAVEAFFYAVFPVAAVWVGRLRRERLGWTLAALWGLGLLPSFVYMVLEPDGGPGNLLTQGPWLAVLRYNPLLRLPEFLMGMVLGRLFLLEQREAGPRRSGALLATGAALLTLGAFAMSLRLPLPLLHNALLAPVYGALVYGLARGGGALGGWLSRPLLVRLGEASYAVYILQHPVWIGVTAGLGWLAVPMFDTAPRLFFVLTLSILVAVSLLSHRYVERPLRAWLRLGLQPWVEQGEHRPGMAPATPPRD, from the coding sequence ATGCGCAGCGCCAGCACCGGACAGAGGGCACTGCCAGCGTTGACCGGACTGCGCTTCTGGGCGGCGCTCCACGTGGTGGTCTTCCACTTCGGGGGCTTCTGGTTCGACCACGCTCCCCGGTGGCTGGTGTCCATCTACCTGTGCGGCTATGCCTCGGTGGGGCTCTTCTTCGTGCTCTCGGGGTTCGTGCTCGCCTACAACTACGTGGGCCCCGACGGAGGGATGGACGTGGCCCCTCGTGCATTCTGGGTGGCCCGGCTCGCGCGGGTGTATCCCGTCTATGTGCTCGCGCTGCTGCTGATGGCGCCTCAGGCCCTGTTCGAGGCGCGGCAGGGGCACGAAGCGTGGGCCTCGCAGCTGGTGATGAGCGGGGTCAGCTCGCTGATGCTGGTCCAGGCGTGGCTGCCCTCCCTGGCGACGACGTGGAACACTCCGGGCTGGTCCGTCGCCGTGGAGGCGTTCTTCTACGCGGTGTTCCCCGTGGCCGCGGTCTGGGTGGGAAGGCTGCGGCGCGAGCGACTGGGCTGGACGCTGGCCGCGCTGTGGGGCCTGGGGCTGCTGCCGTCCTTCGTGTACATGGTGCTCGAGCCGGATGGAGGCCCTGGCAACCTGTTGACGCAGGGCCCGTGGCTCGCGGTGCTCCGGTACAATCCGCTGCTGCGGCTGCCCGAGTTCCTCATGGGGATGGTGCTGGGGCGCCTCTTCCTCCTGGAGCAGCGAGAGGCGGGGCCTCGGCGCTCGGGGGCGCTGCTGGCGACGGGCGCCGCCCTGCTGACGCTGGGGGCGTTCGCGATGAGCCTTCGCCTGCCGCTGCCACTGCTCCACAACGCGCTGCTGGCGCCTGTGTATGGGGCCCTGGTGTATGGGCTCGCGCGCGGAGGTGGAGCGCTCGGCGGGTGGCTGTCGCGGCCCCTGCTCGTGCGGCTCGGGGAGGCCAGCTACGCGGTGTACATCCTCCAGCACCCGGTCTGGATCGGAGTCACCGCCGGCCTGGGATGGCTGGCGGTTCCGATGTTCGACACGGCGCCGCGACTGTTCTTCGTGCTGACGCTCTCGATCCTGGTCGCGGTGTCGCTGCTGAGCCACCGCTATGTGGAGCGTCCGCTGCGGGCATGGCTGCGGCTAGGGCTTCAGCCCTGGGTCGAGCAGGGCGAGCACCGGCCAGGAATGGCGCCCGCCACGCCGCCGAGGGATTGA
- a CDS encoding SH3 domain-containing protein yields MSLKSVSYKPPVRPSAPPSAPAAPAASAPPTSAASPASTFTATRFEPPARRPMSPDGTSSTLRNEVLGDGKANCLEKASNLARPNDTVVLFRDANDPVGHAVVQRPDGSVVDPNNPSITYPDLGSWQASHPEYNSPAKVPASALKQVLSLPPGPKRDAAISALGLSGVANRQVADGPLPSGVRVDASDGLRLREGAGTNTKEQRMLTNGTELTVLGSHETQTDWLFVQTSDGLTGYVHQGYVQPTDGQSYPGIGDLGDSRQAQGGGTVGGSTPPPSGPAGGFQSGSVGVSPSVTLGTVTEGRTQENLDARTPHFSQGDPLYSASTIPAWGGTASIKDAGCLITCKAMAISAYQNGDGQPMVSPGDLADTSNSAAVTVGDRTFVQHSPAFGQGAIDRALEQGLPVAVRLDGPYGEHWVLITGKNTDGTYTARDPGFRANAGTNDSCQDISLTWNGTTLTGQAPFGKGAYTANTSVNMHIYAPEGAYTP; encoded by the coding sequence GTGTCCCTCAAGAGCGTCTCCTACAAGCCCCCGGTGCGGCCGTCTGCTCCTCCCTCCGCTCCGGCTGCACCGGCGGCGAGCGCGCCCCCGACGAGCGCCGCGTCTCCCGCGAGCACCTTCACGGCCACGCGCTTCGAGCCGCCCGCCCGTCGCCCCATGTCGCCGGACGGCACGTCGAGCACCCTGCGAAACGAGGTGCTCGGGGATGGGAAGGCCAACTGCCTGGAGAAGGCCAGCAACCTGGCGCGTCCAAACGACACGGTGGTGCTCTTCCGGGACGCGAATGATCCCGTCGGCCACGCCGTGGTGCAGCGCCCCGATGGCAGCGTGGTGGATCCGAACAATCCGAGCATCACCTACCCCGATCTCGGCAGCTGGCAGGCCTCCCACCCGGAGTACAACTCGCCCGCGAAGGTGCCGGCCTCGGCCCTGAAGCAGGTGCTGTCGCTGCCTCCCGGGCCGAAGCGCGATGCGGCCATCTCCGCGCTCGGTCTGTCGGGCGTGGCCAACCGCCAGGTCGCCGACGGCCCGCTGCCCTCGGGGGTGCGGGTGGACGCCAGTGACGGCCTCAGGCTCCGCGAGGGCGCGGGCACGAACACCAAGGAGCAGCGGATGCTGACGAACGGCACCGAGCTCACCGTGCTGGGCAGCCATGAGACCCAAACCGACTGGCTCTTCGTGCAGACCAGCGATGGGCTCACGGGCTACGTGCACCAGGGCTACGTCCAGCCCACGGACGGGCAGAGCTACCCGGGCATCGGCGATCTGGGCGACTCGCGCCAGGCCCAGGGCGGCGGCACGGTGGGCGGCTCGACGCCTCCTCCCTCCGGCCCGGCGGGGGGCTTCCAGTCGGGCTCGGTGGGCGTGTCTCCCAGCGTCACGCTGGGCACCGTCACCGAGGGGCGCACGCAGGAGAACCTCGATGCGCGTACGCCGCACTTCTCCCAGGGAGACCCGCTCTACTCCGCCAGCACCATCCCAGCCTGGGGTGGAACCGCCAGCATCAAGGACGCGGGCTGCCTCATCACCTGCAAGGCCATGGCGATCAGCGCCTACCAGAATGGCGATGGGCAGCCGATGGTGAGCCCGGGAGACCTGGCCGACACCTCCAACAGCGCCGCGGTGACGGTGGGTGACCGCACCTTCGTCCAGCACAGCCCCGCGTTCGGTCAGGGGGCCATCGATCGCGCGCTCGAGCAGGGGCTGCCGGTGGCCGTGCGCCTGGACGGGCCGTACGGCGAGCACTGGGTGCTCATCACCGGCAAGAACACCGACGGTACCTACACGGCGCGTGATCCGGGCTTCCGCGCGAACGCGGGCACCAACGACAGCTGCCAGGACATCTCCCTCACCTGGAACGGGACGACGCTCACGGGCCAGGCGCCTTTCGGCAAGGGCGCCTACACGGCGAACACCTCGGTGAACATGCACATCTACGCGCCCGAGGGGGCGTATACGCCCTGA
- a CDS encoding LacI family DNA-binding transcriptional regulator, giving the protein MARTARTGSQASIKDVARKARVSIASVSRVMNGLDTVGAETRERVLAAVRSLQYVPHSGARSLATQRTNIVGVLLPDLHGEFFSELIRGIDAVARLRRLQLLLSSTHGNAAELAGAIRAMRGRVDGLLVMSPHVDAALLDKNLPSSLPIVLLNSPLEDSRHSTLSIDSYRGARDMVSHLIKHGHRRIVHIAGPELNLDAQERLRGYRDEMASALPRVPTQVLPGDFSEKSGYLAGRALAAQPDRPDAVFAANDVIAVGCMVALREAGLRVPDDIAVAGFDDIPLASLVSPALTTVRVQIADLGRSALEQLLLGIESPTRSRPVSRALVPQVMVRESCGTEKPPQRRSRRHAARLP; this is encoded by the coding sequence ATGGCCAGGACCGCGCGCACTGGATCGCAAGCCAGCATCAAGGACGTGGCTCGCAAGGCCCGCGTCTCCATCGCGTCGGTGTCGCGCGTCATGAATGGCCTCGACACCGTGGGCGCGGAGACACGCGAGCGCGTGCTGGCCGCGGTGCGTTCCCTCCAGTACGTGCCGCACAGCGGAGCGCGCAGCCTCGCCACCCAGCGGACGAACATCGTCGGCGTCCTGCTGCCGGATCTGCACGGCGAGTTCTTCTCGGAGCTCATCCGCGGAATCGATGCCGTGGCTCGCCTGCGGCGCCTCCAGCTCCTGCTGTCGAGCACCCACGGGAATGCGGCGGAGCTGGCCGGCGCCATCCGCGCCATGAGAGGCCGGGTGGATGGGCTGCTCGTCATGTCGCCGCACGTCGACGCCGCGCTCCTGGACAAGAACCTGCCCAGCTCCCTGCCGATCGTGCTCCTCAACAGCCCCCTCGAGGACTCGCGGCACTCCACGCTGAGCATCGACAGCTACCGCGGGGCTCGCGACATGGTCAGCCACCTCATCAAGCACGGCCATCGGCGGATCGTCCACATCGCGGGCCCCGAGCTCAACCTCGACGCCCAGGAGCGTCTGCGCGGCTATCGCGACGAGATGGCGTCCGCCCTGCCCCGCGTCCCAACGCAGGTGCTGCCGGGAGACTTCAGCGAGAAGTCCGGCTACCTCGCCGGGCGAGCCCTGGCCGCCCAGCCCGACCGCCCCGACGCCGTCTTCGCCGCCAACGATGTCATCGCCGTGGGCTGCATGGTCGCCCTCCGCGAGGCCGGCCTGCGCGTCCCCGACGACATCGCCGTGGCGGGGTTCGACGACATCCCGCTCGCCTCCCTGGTCAGCCCCGCGCTGACCACGGTGCGCGTCCAGATCGCGGATCTCGGCCGGTCCGCGCTGGAGCAGCTCCTGCTCGGCATCGAGAGCCCCACGCGCTCGCGGCCCGTGTCCCGCGCGCTGGTGCCCCAGGTGATGGTTCGCGAGTCTTGCGGCACCGAGAAGCCGCCCCAACGACGCTCCCGGCGTCACGCAGCGAGGTTGCCATGA
- a CDS encoding TonB-dependent receptor: MLGLAVVLTALPALAQKTTATVRVALSSPSGPITGATVLAVNTNNGASAKGTARSDGSHLLTGLEPGEYVITATLPGGKEVYRTVSVQVGQTVDLTINPEEEVALDLGQSETLIVEGKTTESSTAEVATNVSREEIENLPQSSRNFLNFAALAPGVRLSNDEFKKNYSSGALEARNTNVFVDGVSLKNNVIEGGVVGQDSSRGNPFPQLAVSGFRVISQNYKAEYEQASGAIISAITRSGGNEFHGDLFLTFQNQALAARNYFDVEKGALERPDLLRSQFGAALGGPLVKDKLHFFASYEGNIQDRSNLVAMGNPTDENVGRFGEFEGRFTSPFREHLGFGKLSWRPTGNQTVDLSASLRRETDIRSFGGLVGREGAENVRNNVLTAALRHQLRLGELTNEATFQYLDSQFNPTASNPDEVGRDYQGVIRLGGRDTTQDITQRAFTLRDDVTFANFEWAGQHVVKTGAKLSFQQYKIERTLFGNPVFRFREDAANDLSYEFPFEAAYGVGDPRMTANNTQLGVYVQDDWEIARRFTVNVGLRWDVETQPLNNDYVTPEDVRVAVEELARLVEPTNGPDFFRVENYLTDGNQRPIFLGAVQPRLGVTFDVRDDGRTVLFAGAGRYYDRTLFNTAVDERLRLQYQVRTFQFSRDGSMRNGQPTIAWRPEYLTRAGLDSLIDQGVAPAPELFLLENDTRPQFSDQFSAGLRQQLGPVNTSLTLTYIRSQNGVGFYPANRRSTGSRDFIPTPGGFGNVIISVDDRTSTYRGVQVSAEKRYSSELSKGGIQWGASLAYTLGFAEERGGLFNFDYPTVKDSPISPTATDERHRLVLSGIVGLPLNFKLSTLITLGTGLPFNVSDASQGFGPTEFVFRPYGGRADGFIQFSQVDLRLTKDFVISEGRRISAFAECFNLFNAKNFGGYDGFIPPETEPANPKYGQPSTLVGPPRNLQFGMGYSF, from the coding sequence GTGCTCGGGCTCGCCGTGGTGCTGACGGCCTTGCCAGCGCTCGCGCAGAAGACGACGGCGACTGTCCGGGTGGCCCTCAGCTCCCCCAGCGGGCCGATCACCGGCGCGACCGTGCTCGCCGTGAACACGAACAACGGCGCCTCCGCCAAGGGCACCGCTCGCTCGGACGGCTCCCACCTCCTGACCGGCCTGGAGCCCGGTGAGTACGTCATCACCGCCACCCTGCCCGGCGGCAAGGAGGTGTACCGCACGGTCTCCGTGCAGGTCGGCCAGACGGTGGACTTGACCATCAACCCCGAGGAGGAGGTGGCGCTCGATCTCGGCCAGAGCGAGACCCTCATCGTCGAGGGCAAGACGACGGAGAGCTCGACGGCCGAGGTCGCCACCAACGTCAGCCGCGAGGAGATCGAGAACCTCCCCCAGAGCAGCCGCAACTTCCTCAACTTCGCCGCGCTGGCGCCCGGCGTCCGCCTGTCCAACGACGAGTTCAAGAAGAACTACTCGTCCGGCGCGCTCGAGGCCCGCAACACCAACGTCTTCGTGGACGGCGTGAGCCTCAAGAACAACGTCATCGAAGGCGGCGTCGTCGGGCAGGACTCGAGCCGCGGCAACCCCTTCCCCCAGCTCGCCGTCAGCGGCTTCCGCGTGATCAGCCAGAACTACAAGGCCGAGTACGAGCAGGCCAGCGGCGCCATCATCTCCGCCATCACCCGCTCGGGCGGGAACGAGTTCCACGGCGACCTCTTCCTCACCTTCCAGAACCAGGCCCTGGCGGCCCGCAACTACTTCGACGTGGAGAAGGGGGCCCTGGAGCGGCCCGATCTGCTGCGCTCCCAGTTCGGCGCCGCGCTCGGCGGTCCCCTGGTGAAGGACAAGCTGCACTTCTTCGCGAGCTATGAGGGCAACATCCAGGACCGCTCGAACCTGGTGGCCATGGGCAACCCCACCGACGAGAACGTGGGCCGCTTCGGCGAGTTCGAGGGCAGGTTCACCAGTCCCTTCCGCGAGCACCTCGGCTTCGGGAAGCTGAGCTGGCGGCCGACCGGCAACCAGACCGTCGATCTCAGCGCCAGCCTCCGGCGCGAGACAGACATCCGCAGCTTCGGTGGACTGGTGGGCCGCGAGGGCGCCGAGAACGTCCGAAACAACGTGCTCACCGCCGCGCTCCGCCATCAGCTGCGGCTGGGCGAGCTGACGAATGAGGCGACGTTCCAGTACCTCGACTCGCAGTTCAACCCCACCGCCTCGAACCCCGACGAGGTGGGACGAGACTACCAGGGCGTCATCCGCCTGGGCGGCCGCGACACCACCCAGGACATCACCCAGCGGGCCTTCACGCTGCGCGACGACGTCACGTTCGCGAACTTCGAGTGGGCCGGCCAGCACGTGGTGAAGACCGGCGCCAAGCTCTCCTTCCAGCAGTACAAGATCGAGCGCACGCTCTTCGGCAACCCCGTCTTCCGCTTCCGCGAGGACGCCGCCAACGATCTCAGCTACGAGTTCCCGTTCGAGGCCGCCTACGGCGTCGGCGATCCCCGGATGACCGCCAACAACACGCAGCTCGGCGTGTACGTCCAGGACGACTGGGAGATCGCCCGCAGGTTCACCGTGAACGTGGGCCTGCGGTGGGATGTGGAGACCCAACCGCTGAACAACGACTATGTGACTCCCGAGGATGTCCGCGTGGCGGTGGAGGAGCTCGCGCGCCTGGTCGAGCCCACCAACGGGCCCGACTTCTTCCGCGTGGAGAACTACCTCACCGACGGCAACCAGCGCCCCATCTTCCTGGGGGCCGTGCAGCCACGGCTCGGCGTGACGTTCGATGTCCGGGACGACGGGCGCACGGTCCTCTTCGCCGGCGCCGGGCGCTACTACGACCGCACCCTGTTCAACACCGCCGTGGACGAGCGGCTCCGCCTCCAGTACCAGGTCCGCACCTTCCAGTTCTCTCGGGATGGCTCCATGCGCAACGGTCAGCCGACCATCGCCTGGCGCCCCGAGTACCTGACCAGGGCGGGACTCGACTCGCTGATCGACCAGGGCGTGGCTCCCGCCCCGGAGCTCTTCCTGCTCGAGAACGACACCAGGCCGCAGTTCAGCGATCAGTTCAGCGCTGGCCTCCGGCAGCAGCTCGGGCCGGTGAACACCTCGCTGACGCTCACGTACATCCGCAGCCAGAACGGCGTCGGCTTCTACCCGGCCAACCGCAGGTCCACCGGCAGCCGTGACTTCATCCCCACGCCGGGTGGCTTCGGGAACGTCATCATCTCGGTCGACGACCGGACTTCCACCTACCGGGGAGTGCAGGTCTCGGCCGAGAAGCGCTACTCGAGCGAGCTGTCCAAGGGGGGCATCCAGTGGGGCGCGTCCCTGGCCTACACCCTGGGCTTCGCGGAGGAGCGCGGCGGGCTCTTCAACTTCGACTACCCGACCGTCAAGGACAGCCCCATCAGCCCCACCGCGACCGACGAGCGTCACCGGCTCGTGCTCTCCGGCATCGTCGGGCTGCCGCTGAACTTCAAGCTCTCCACGCTGATCACGCTCGGCACCGGCCTGCCCTTCAACGTCTCCGATGCGTCCCAGGGCTTTGGTCCCACCGAGTTCGTGTTCCGCCCCTATGGTGGCCGGGCGGACGGCTTCATCCAGTTCAGCCAGGTGGACCTCCGGCTGACGAAGGACTTCGTCATCTCCGAGGGTCGCCGGATCAGCGCCTTCGCCGAGTGCTTCAACCTCTTCAACGCCAAGAACTTCGGCGGATACGACGGGTTCATCCCTCCGGAGACCGAGCCCGCCAACCCGAAGTATGGACAGCCCTCGACCCTGGTGGGCCCGCCGCGCAACCTCCAGTTCGGCATGGGCTACAGCTTCTGA
- a CDS encoding SDR family oxidoreductase, whose protein sequence is MSAFLSGQVALVTGAAAGIGRAIALAFAREGRKVVVSDVDTAGGEGTVAQIRAAGGEARFIRCDVTRDAEVRALVEGCKEAYGRLDYAVNNAGIEIEKGKLADGTESEFDAIMAVNVKGVWLCMKHEIALMLAQGGGAIVNISSVAGLGAAPKMSIYAASKHAVIGLTRSAAVEYGKKNVRINAVCPAVIDTDMFRRAAETDPRKAQIALSVHPVGRIGKVEEVAAAVLYLCSDAAAFTTGVALPVDGGQTAF, encoded by the coding sequence ATGAGTGCTTTCCTGTCCGGCCAGGTCGCCCTGGTCACGGGCGCCGCCGCTGGTATCGGCCGTGCCATTGCGCTGGCCTTTGCCCGCGAGGGCCGCAAGGTCGTGGTCTCCGACGTCGACACGGCAGGTGGCGAGGGCACTGTCGCGCAGATCCGCGCGGCGGGCGGCGAGGCCCGCTTCATCCGCTGCGACGTCACCCGGGATGCCGAGGTCCGCGCGCTGGTGGAGGGCTGCAAGGAGGCCTACGGGCGCCTCGACTATGCCGTGAACAACGCCGGCATCGAGATCGAGAAGGGCAAGCTGGCCGACGGCACCGAGAGCGAGTTCGACGCGATCATGGCCGTCAACGTCAAGGGCGTCTGGTTGTGCATGAAGCACGAGATTGCCCTGATGCTCGCTCAGGGCGGAGGCGCGATCGTCAACATCTCCTCCGTCGCGGGCCTGGGCGCTGCCCCGAAGATGAGCATCTATGCCGCCTCGAAGCACGCGGTGATTGGCCTGACCCGCTCGGCGGCGGTCGAGTACGGGAAGAAGAACGTGCGCATCAACGCGGTCTGCCCGGCGGTGATCGACACCGACATGTTCCGCCGCGCCGCCGAGACGGATCCGCGCAAGGCCCAGATAGCGCTCTCCGTGCATCCGGTCGGCCGTATCGGCAAGGTCGAGGAGGTCGCCGCGGCGGTGCTCTACCTGTGCAGCGATGCCGCCGCCTTCACCACGGGCGTCGCCCTGCCGGTGGACGGCGGCCAGACGGCGTTCTGA
- a CDS encoding discoidin domain-containing protein → MRMTQALDERVGRMARVALAASALLLLTAAAPEPPAPRMLDTFDDLAPWRVAASDGVAVAKAPTVGTEGGALRLSFDLGPSAGYAFARRDLPLELPENFELSFFVRGEGAPNNLEFKLTDASGENVWWHVRRDFQVQREWREVRIKRRQISFAWGPTSDKTLRRTAAIELVVSAGSGGGAGWIEMDQLVLRPLPVETGKPPPLTARATSAGELAKLAVDSDLATAWRSPASSRGPQSLTLDLGRMREFGGLSLTWAPGAHARDYDIELSDDGQRWRLLRGVRGGDGGEDPILATESEARFIRIQMRNPSGQGFGLADVRVEPLEFGADANAFLKALAHRAPRGLHPRGFVGEQSYWTLMGVKGGGDGALLSEDGALELGRGGPSIEPFVIDGTGLTSWADAAIVHSLSDDSLPMPSVEWTRPAWRLTVKAFVAGERGKDRLVGSYTLRNLTDAPLSLRLALVVRPLQVNPPTQFLTTPGGVSPVRRMAWDGEVLSADARRIFPLQRPDMVGSSKFDGGAYPQRLLRTDAAGEPAVEDETGLASGVLAYDVVLPPRGEKRLGLVAPLMGDVPAPPRTESERWLDEEEARVAASWRKELSVTQVDAAGRGREVTNALRTALAHILIMMDGPILRPGARSYARSWIRDGAMIAEALLRLGHGEEAKAYLRWYSAHLFSNGKVPCCVDARGADPVPENDSHGEFIHLAAEVWRYTGDRALLQAVWPKVEAAARYMNEQRLSERLQSHLDTPERRNLFGLMPPSISHEGYSAKPAYSYWDDFWTLRGFEDAVLLAATFGDARTRARLAAQRDEFRADLMSSVRETARRFDIPYIAGAADLGDFDATSTTIALSPGGLRRQLPADLLEGTFERYWRNFTARRDGGASWKDYTPYEWRVVGAFVRLGRRDRALEALDFFMGDRRPHAWNQWAEVVGRDPREPRFIGDMPHGWVASDFIRSALDLFVYERRDDDALVIAAGVPESWLQGDGVRIQNHHTPWGALSFTLRAEGDRLTIRLEGTARPPGGFIIPADLFDPSDARINGRRAKWSGAELEVARAPATIVLTRRKEGR, encoded by the coding sequence ATGCGCATGACGCAGGCGCTCGATGAAAGGGTGGGGAGGATGGCGAGGGTGGCCCTGGCCGCCAGTGCACTGCTCCTCCTCACCGCGGCCGCGCCCGAGCCTCCCGCTCCGAGGATGCTGGACACCTTCGACGACCTGGCGCCATGGCGGGTGGCGGCATCGGACGGCGTGGCCGTCGCGAAGGCGCCGACGGTGGGGACGGAGGGCGGGGCGCTGCGGCTGTCCTTCGATCTGGGCCCATCCGCCGGCTACGCCTTCGCGCGTCGAGACCTTCCACTGGAGCTGCCGGAGAACTTCGAGCTCTCCTTCTTCGTGCGTGGGGAGGGAGCGCCGAACAACCTCGAGTTCAAGCTGACGGATGCCAGCGGCGAGAACGTCTGGTGGCACGTCCGGCGCGACTTCCAGGTCCAGCGCGAGTGGCGCGAGGTGCGCATCAAGAGGCGTCAGATCTCCTTCGCCTGGGGCCCTACCTCGGACAAGACGCTGCGACGCACCGCGGCGATCGAGCTCGTCGTGAGCGCGGGCAGCGGCGGTGGGGCGGGGTGGATCGAGATGGATCAGCTGGTGCTCCGGCCTCTCCCCGTCGAGACCGGGAAGCCGCCACCGCTCACCGCACGCGCCACCTCGGCGGGCGAGCTCGCGAAGCTCGCTGTCGACAGCGACCTGGCGACGGCCTGGCGCAGCCCTGCATCCAGCCGCGGCCCGCAGTCGCTGACGCTCGATCTCGGGCGCATGCGTGAGTTTGGCGGGCTCTCGCTCACCTGGGCGCCAGGCGCGCACGCGCGCGATTACGACATCGAGCTCTCCGACGACGGGCAGCGCTGGCGTCTCCTGCGCGGTGTCCGCGGCGGAGATGGAGGCGAGGACCCGATCCTGGCGACGGAGTCGGAGGCGCGCTTCATCCGCATCCAGATGCGGAACCCCAGCGGGCAGGGGTTCGGGCTCGCGGACGTACGAGTCGAGCCACTCGAGTTCGGCGCCGATGCGAACGCCTTCCTGAAGGCGCTGGCGCACCGTGCGCCGAGAGGGCTCCACCCTCGCGGATTCGTTGGAGAGCAGAGCTACTGGACGTTGATGGGCGTCAAGGGAGGTGGTGACGGCGCGCTCTTGTCGGAGGACGGGGCGCTCGAGCTCGGCCGAGGAGGCCCCTCGATCGAGCCGTTCGTCATCGACGGGACAGGCCTCACGAGCTGGGCGGACGCCGCGATCGTGCACAGCCTGTCGGACGACTCCCTGCCGATGCCGTCCGTGGAATGGACTCGGCCCGCCTGGCGGCTGACGGTGAAGGCCTTCGTGGCCGGCGAGCGCGGCAAGGATCGCCTCGTCGGCTCCTACACTCTGAGGAACCTCACCGACGCGCCGCTCTCGCTGCGGCTGGCCCTGGTCGTGCGACCGCTGCAGGTGAATCCGCCGACGCAGTTTCTCACGACGCCTGGGGGCGTGAGTCCGGTCCGGAGGATGGCGTGGGATGGTGAGGTGCTGAGCGCGGATGCACGACGCATCTTCCCGCTCCAGCGCCCCGACATGGTGGGGAGCTCGAAGTTCGACGGGGGAGCCTATCCGCAACGCCTCCTGAGGACCGATGCGGCGGGTGAGCCTGCGGTCGAGGATGAGACAGGTCTGGCCTCGGGAGTGCTGGCCTATGACGTCGTTCTGCCACCGCGCGGTGAGAAGCGCCTCGGCCTCGTCGCGCCGCTGATGGGGGACGTGCCTGCTCCGCCGCGCACGGAGTCCGAGCGCTGGCTTGATGAAGAGGAGGCGCGTGTCGCGGCCTCATGGCGGAAGGAACTCTCCGTCACCCAGGTGGATGCGGCTGGGCGAGGGCGGGAGGTGACGAACGCGCTCCGCACCGCGCTCGCGCACATCCTCATCATGATGGATGGGCCAATCCTGCGTCCCGGTGCGCGCTCCTATGCTCGTTCCTGGATCCGAGATGGCGCGATGATCGCCGAGGCGCTCCTGCGCCTTGGGCACGGGGAGGAGGCCAAGGCCTACCTGCGCTGGTACTCGGCGCACCTCTTCTCCAACGGCAAGGTGCCCTGCTGTGTCGATGCGCGCGGAGCCGATCCTGTGCCGGAAAACGACAGCCACGGCGAGTTCATCCATCTGGCGGCGGAGGTCTGGCGCTACACCGGAGACCGCGCGCTGCTCCAGGCCGTCTGGCCCAAGGTGGAGGCGGCGGCTCGGTACATGAACGAGCAGCGCCTCTCCGAGCGCTTGCAGTCCCATCTCGACACGCCGGAGCGGCGCAACCTCTTCGGGCTCATGCCGCCCTCCATCTCGCACGAGGGCTATTCGGCGAAGCCCGCCTATTCCTACTGGGACGATTTCTGGACGCTGCGAGGCTTCGAGGACGCCGTCCTGCTGGCGGCGACGTTTGGAGATGCCCGGACGCGAGCGCGCCTGGCCGCGCAGCGCGATGAGTTCCGCGCCGATCTGATGAGCTCCGTGCGCGAGACCGCGCGCCGCTTCGACATTCCCTATATCGCCGGTGCGGCGGACCTGGGCGATTTCGACGCCACCTCGACGACGATCGCGCTCTCTCCTGGGGGACTGCGGCGCCAGCTGCCCGCGGACCTCCTGGAAGGAACCTTCGAGCGCTACTGGCGGAACTTCACGGCGAGGCGTGACGGTGGCGCATCCTGGAAGGACTACACTCCCTACGAATGGCGCGTTGTCGGCGCGTTCGTCCGGCTCGGTCGCCGAGACCGTGCCTTGGAGGCCCTCGACTTCTTCATGGGCGATCGTCGCCCGCATGCCTGGAACCAGTGGGCGGAGGTCGTGGGCCGAGACCCGCGCGAGCCTCGCTTCATCGGGGACATGCCGCACGGCTGGGTGGCCTCCGACTTCATCCGCTCGGCGCTGGACCTCTTCGTATACGAGCGGCGCGACGACGACGCGCTCGTCATTGCCGCCGGCGTTCCGGAGAGCTGGTTGCAGGGGGACGGAGTCCGCATCCAGAACCATCACACGCCCTGGGGGGCGCTGAGCTTCACCTTGAGGGCGGAGGGAGACCGTCTGACCATCCGCCTCGAGGGAACGGCCCGGCCGCCGGGCGGCTTCATCATCCCGGCCGATCTCTTCGACCCGTCCGACGCGCGCATCAACGGTCGCCGCGCGAAGTGGAGTGGCGCTGAGCTCGAAGTGGCGCGTGCTCCGGCGACCATCGTCCTCACTCGCCGCAAGGAGGGGCGTTGA